The following proteins come from a genomic window of Populus alba chromosome 12, ASM523922v2, whole genome shotgun sequence:
- the LOC118060658 gene encoding MADS-box protein AGL42, with product MARGKVQLKRIENATSRQVTFSKRKNGLLKKAYELSILCDAEVAVIIFSQKGTLFKFASTDQIQKTIDRYRKNAKQLHTVRIDVEQYSKEQLRQESANMAKKIEIIEILQRKLLGQDLDSCSPEELHDIGNQLEISLSNIRARKTQLFKEQIEQLQAKERLLLMENARLTKQRDAQPLQQSTQSNQVVSYLSSCSKSSDIVETDLYIGQPQMRWL from the exons ATGGCGAGAGGAAAGGTTCAGCTGAAAAGGATAGAGAATGCAACTAGCAGGCAAGTGACCTTCTCCAAGAGAAAAAATGGGTTATTGAAGAAAGCTTATGAGCTATCAATTCTGTGCGATGCTGAAGTTGCAGTGATCATATTTTCACAGAAAGGAACACTCTTTAAGTTTGCAAGCACTGATCA GATACAAAAGACGATTGATCGGTACCGTAAAAATGCAAAGCAATTGCACACTGTCAGGATTGACGTGGAACAATATTCTAAGGAG CAATTAAGACAAGAATCAGCAAACATGGCCAAGAAGATTGAGATAATCGAGATTTTGCAACG AAAGCTTTTAGGGCAAGATTTAGATTCATGCTCTCCCGAAGAGCTCCATGACATTGGCAATCAGCTTGAGATCAGTTTAAGCAATATCAGGGCTAGAAAG ACTCAGTTATTCAAGGAGCAGATAGAACAGCTGCAAGCAAAG GAAAGATTGTTGTTAATGGAGAATGCAAGGTTAACTAAACAG CGTGATGCACAGCCATTGCAGCAATCAACTCAATCGAACCAGGTAGTGTCATACTTGAGCTCATGCAGCAAGAGTTCAGATATCGTGGAGACTGATCTGTACATTGGACAGCCACAGATGCGCTGGTTGTAG